From Meiothermus sp., a single genomic window includes:
- a CDS encoding FAD-binding oxidoreductase — MLESLKNLLPQKVSTAPSDLEAHGKDESYPLRHPPLAVVFAESLSDIQSTLAWAREHRVPVVPFGAGSSLEGQVIPQGQALSLDVSRMNRVVQLHPQDFMVVVEPGLTRKALNEALKGTGLFFPVDPGADASLGGMAATNASGTTTVRYGGMRQNVLALQVVLANGEVLELGRGVRKTSAGYDLKDLFIGSEGTLGIITRLTLKLHPIPEHIHTLRVFFDHLSDTAQAAYVVMASGLPVARLELVDEVGIRAINRYLGRSYPEKPALFVEFHSSTRAALEAESSLALELMHQAGALSVDAAHTQEERTAQWEARHQAYWALVNLYPGKEYLSTDTAVPISKMPELVEFAGRLLRELGLAGNILGHVGDGNFHTLVVCEPGDYRAEVFSERLVEHTLALGGTCTGEHGVGLRKKKYLPKEHGPALDWMRQIKRLFDPEGLLNPGKIFDSMLR, encoded by the coding sequence GCCCCAGAAGGTCAGCACCGCCCCGAGTGACCTCGAGGCCCATGGCAAGGACGAAAGCTATCCCCTTCGCCACCCGCCCTTGGCGGTGGTCTTTGCCGAGAGCCTCTCGGATATTCAAAGCACCCTGGCCTGGGCGCGGGAACACCGCGTTCCGGTAGTTCCTTTTGGAGCCGGCAGCAGCCTTGAAGGGCAGGTGATTCCCCAGGGACAAGCCCTCTCGCTGGATGTTTCCAGGATGAACCGGGTGGTACAGCTTCATCCTCAAGATTTTATGGTGGTTGTGGAGCCGGGCCTGACCCGCAAAGCCCTCAACGAGGCGCTTAAAGGCACCGGCCTGTTCTTTCCGGTAGACCCCGGCGCGGATGCCAGCCTGGGCGGCATGGCGGCCACCAACGCCTCGGGCACCACCACTGTGCGCTATGGGGGGATGCGGCAGAATGTCCTGGCCTTACAGGTGGTGTTGGCCAACGGCGAGGTACTGGAACTAGGCCGGGGGGTTCGCAAGACCAGCGCAGGCTACGACCTCAAAGACCTGTTTATCGGTTCCGAGGGCACCTTAGGCATCATCACCCGCCTGACCCTGAAGCTCCATCCCATCCCCGAGCACATCCACACCCTGCGGGTCTTTTTCGACCACCTTTCCGACACCGCCCAGGCCGCCTACGTCGTTATGGCCAGCGGACTACCGGTTGCGAGGCTCGAGCTCGTAGACGAGGTGGGTATCCGGGCCATCAACCGCTACCTGGGCCGCAGCTACCCGGAAAAACCTGCGCTCTTCGTGGAGTTTCACTCCTCGACTCGGGCAGCCCTCGAGGCCGAGTCGAGTTTGGCCCTCGAGCTGATGCACCAGGCTGGCGCCCTGAGCGTAGATGCCGCCCACACCCAAGAGGAACGCACCGCCCAGTGGGAGGCCCGGCACCAGGCTTACTGGGCTTTGGTCAACCTGTATCCAGGAAAGGAATACCTTTCCACCGATACCGCCGTACCCATTTCCAAGATGCCCGAGTTGGTGGAGTTTGCCGGCCGCTTGCTGCGCGAGTTGGGCCTGGCCGGCAATATCCTGGGCCATGTGGGCGACGGCAATTTCCATACCCTGGTGGTCTGTGAGCCGGGTGATTACCGGGCCGAGGTGTTTTCCGAGCGGTTGGTAGAGCATACCCTGGCCCTAGGCGGCACCTGCACCGGCGAGCACGGGGTGGGGCTGCGCAAGAAAAAGTACCTACCCAAAGAACACGGGCCTGCCCTGGACTGGATGCGGCAGATCAAGCGGCTCTTCGATCCCGAAGGCCTGCTCAACCCGGGCAAAATCTTCGACTCAATGCTCCGGTAA